A stretch of Oryza brachyantha chromosome 4, ObraRS2, whole genome shotgun sequence DNA encodes these proteins:
- the LOC102704239 gene encoding immune-associated nucleotide-binding protein 9-like yields the protein MGGGGGGGGGGSGVGNAHDDDDWEQLVAAGAAVAADVTLVLVGKVGSGKSATANSILGSEAFASRWSYAGVTQTCQMRNTVFQDGCASRTVNVIDTPGLFDMDITAEDVRKEIVKCMDMAKDGIHAMLLVFSAKSRFSCEDEKTIESIKLFFGDKILDHMVLVFTHGDEVGGETNWKNMLSATAPPYLQNILKLCTNRVVLFDNKTIDDHNCQTQLKRLLDAVDLVISSNNGNPFSNEMFTNIQEARHRQKDINSKVYSSKEIDGEYISLVTNMVEEKLNSTIQSLQQQLLKEQEARLDIQNEMTKVILRSEEDTRRLREILEKAQQESNNAREKNKKLMESEKARQEKEKKRKEEVRRLKDNLEKVRLESEHHRKMFENKKECTIL from the exons atgggcggcggcggcggcggaggaggaggagggagcggcgtcGGCAACgcccacgacgacgacgactgggAGCAGctggtggccgccggcgccgcggttGCCGCCGATGTCACTCTCGTTCTCGTCGGGAAGGTCGGCTCCGGGAAGAGCGCGACCGCGAACAGCATCCTCGGGAGTGAAGCGTTCGCGTCGCGGTGGTCATACGCCGGTGTCACTCAGACCTGCCAGATGAGGAACACCGTGTTTCAGGATGGATGCGCGTCCCGCACTGTAAATGTTATCGACACTCCCG GTTTATTTGACATGGACATTACCGCCGAAGATGTGCGTAAAGAGATCGTCAAGTGTATGGACATGGCAAAAGACGGGATACATGCTatgcttttggttttttcagcTAAGTCTCGCTTCTCTTGCGAGGATGAGAAGACAATTGAGTCCATCAAATTGTTCTTTGGTGATAAGATCCTTGACCACATGGTACTGGTTTTCACTCATGGAGACGAAGTAGGTGGGGAGACCAACTGGAAAAACATGTTATCTGCCACTGCCCCTCCGTATCTTCAG AACATTCTTAAGTTATGTACAAATAGGGTGGTTCTTTTCGACAATAAGACCATCGATGATCACAACTGTCAGACACAACTCAAAAGGTTGCTTGATGCAGTGGACCTGGTTATTTCAAGCAATAATGGGAATCCATTTTCGAATGAGATGTTCACTAACATTCAG gAAGCACGTCATAGACAGAAGGATATCAATTCTAAGGTATATTCATCAAAGGAGATTGACGGTGAATACATTTCCCTCGTAACCAATATG GTAGAAGAAAAGTTAAACAGCACAATCCAGAGTCTACAACAGCAGCTTCTCAAAGAACAGGAAGCAAGGCTGGACATACAGAATGAGATGACCAAAGTGATCTTAAGATCAGAAGAGGACACCCGGAGACTCAGGGAGATCCTAGAGAAGGCCCAACAAGAGAGTAACAATGCTCGTGAGAAAAACAAGAAGCTCATGGAATCCGAGAAGGCTAGgcaagaaaaggagaaaaaaagaaaagaggaggtTCGTAGGCTTAAAGATAACCTGGAGAAGGTTCGGCTGGAGAGTGAGCACCACAGAAAGATGTTTGAGAATAAGAAAGAGTGCACCATTCTCTAA